A single window of uncultured Tolumonas sp. DNA harbors:
- the galE gene encoding UDP-glucose 4-epimerase GalE: MTILVTGGAGYIGSHTTVELLQAGYNVVAVDNFCNSHPEVLNRIQALTGKSPVFYEADVRDADTLTRIFQRHEIKSVIHFAGLKAVGESTRLPLKYYQNNIAATLTLCEVMQQHNVFDLVFSSSATVYGDPHSVPISESFPLSATNPYGRSKLMVEEILRDVSKADPRWGIVLLRYFNPVGAHPSGMMGEDPNGIPNNLLPFISQVAIGRLPQLSVFGNDYSTPDGTGVRDYIHVVDLAIGHIKAIERIKRERGVLIYNLGTGQGYSVLEMIKVFERVSGRQIAYQIVDRRPGDISECWADPAYAANDLGWQAERGLQEMMRDTWRWQLQNPNGYKE, encoded by the coding sequence ATGACTATTCTAGTAACTGGTGGGGCTGGCTATATTGGCAGTCACACTACAGTCGAATTACTACAAGCAGGTTATAATGTTGTAGCTGTTGATAATTTTTGTAATTCACACCCTGAAGTGCTTAATCGAATTCAAGCGTTGACTGGCAAATCGCCTGTTTTTTATGAGGCGGATGTTCGTGATGCTGATACGCTTACTCGCATATTTCAACGTCACGAGATCAAATCGGTTATTCATTTCGCGGGTTTGAAAGCGGTTGGTGAATCAACGCGCTTACCGCTCAAATACTACCAGAACAACATTGCAGCCACACTGACACTGTGTGAAGTGATGCAACAGCATAATGTATTTGATCTGGTGTTCAGCTCTTCAGCGACCGTCTACGGTGATCCTCACTCGGTACCGATCAGCGAAAGCTTTCCTTTATCAGCGACTAACCCATATGGCCGCTCCAAATTAATGGTTGAAGAGATCCTGCGAGACGTGTCAAAAGCCGATCCTCGCTGGGGCATTGTATTACTGCGCTACTTCAACCCCGTTGGTGCACATCCATCAGGTATGATGGGGGAAGACCCTAATGGTATTCCGAATAATCTGCTGCCATTCATCAGCCAAGTCGCCATTGGTCGTTTACCTCAGTTATCTGTATTCGGTAACGACTACTCAACACCAGATGGCACCGGTGTGCGCGATTACATCCATGTGGTCGATCTGGCTATTGGCCATATCAAAGCGATTGAACGTATCAAACGTGAGCGTGGCGTACTGATCTATAACCTAGGTACCGGGCAGGGCTATTCGGTACTAGAAATGATCAAGGTATTTGAAAGAGTCTCAGGTAGACAGATCGCTTATCAAATTGTAGATCGCCGCCCTGGAGATATTTCTGAATGCTGGGCTGACCCTGCTTATGCAGCCAATGATTTAGGCTGGCAAGCTGAACGTGGTTTGCAAGAGATGATGCGGGACACTTGGCGTTGGCAATTGCAAAATCCTAACGGATATAAAGAGTAA
- the pbpC gene encoding peptidoglycan glycosyltransferase PbpC (penicillin-binding protein 1C) has product MIGCFMHGRRWAAFFHRLFLALLLLIGMVWLADKIWPLPTTEGKLARIVLAEDGTPLWRFPDEQGVWRYPVKLNEVSPLYLQALLGYEDRWFYHHLGLNPFSIIRAAWQNLSNHRIVSGGSTITMQVARLIEPHERTFAGKLIEAWRSLQLEWHYSKDEILQIYLNRAPFGGTQEGIAAASWSYLGKPPAELTHAEAALLAVLPQSPSRLRPDRYPERAQKARDKVLNRLLNFGIWSAQDITEAKEEMLWLPPRQVPQLAPLLAQRMKNESHERLIHTTIDASLQSRLEETVKGWRHQLPERTSIAILVTESKSMAVRAYLGSTGLEDTDRHGFVDMVSAIRSPGSTLKPFLYAMAMDDGLIHSESLLQDIPRQTEQYQPGNFSQGFSGPVSASDALHRSLNLPAVQLLEAYGPKRFVAQLRNGGMTLQFPDFAQPNLSLILGGVGTSLESLVQSYSVFARAGKMAQLRFTPETPLQEKSIISAGAAWITRLILTGEWQPGSTTEWNRHWPLAYKTGTSYGFRDAWAVGVNDRYLIGIWIGRPDGTPVAGQFGAAVAVPLLQMVDSLLQAQNTAQTNAALPMPKPDSVSTATICWPSGQILPLTDNNCRQAHKAWILDKAIPPTLRSSEQSMSEIQQVSLWLNAKGLRVRPECTYSTQQTLQLWPAILEPWLPAREWRENRLPPVSPDCPVIETQLQSQLLISGVKEGAAIRKLGDSSLIISVKASGGQGIHYWFKDQNLVGTTQNNQTIRIAFERIGLHHISVIDDHGLFNKASFFIE; this is encoded by the coding sequence ATGATAGGGTGTTTTATGCATGGCCGCCGTTGGGCGGCCTTTTTTCACCGTCTATTTTTAGCATTGTTGTTACTTATCGGTATGGTATGGCTGGCGGATAAAATCTGGCCGCTTCCCACCACAGAAGGTAAGTTGGCCCGTATTGTCCTTGCGGAAGATGGCACACCGCTCTGGCGTTTTCCTGATGAACAAGGTGTCTGGCGCTATCCGGTGAAATTAAACGAGGTATCGCCGCTCTATTTGCAAGCATTGCTCGGTTACGAAGACCGCTGGTTTTATCATCATCTTGGGCTTAATCCATTTTCTATCATCAGAGCTGCATGGCAAAATTTGAGTAATCATCGGATCGTTTCTGGCGGTAGCACCATCACGATGCAGGTCGCCCGCCTGATTGAGCCGCATGAGCGTACATTTGCTGGCAAACTGATAGAAGCCTGGCGCTCGTTGCAACTGGAATGGCATTACAGTAAAGATGAAATCCTTCAAATATATCTTAATCGTGCACCTTTTGGTGGAACACAAGAGGGGATCGCAGCGGCAAGCTGGAGTTATTTGGGTAAACCACCGGCTGAATTAACGCATGCCGAAGCGGCTTTACTCGCTGTATTACCACAATCGCCCAGCCGTTTACGGCCCGATCGTTATCCTGAACGAGCGCAAAAGGCACGGGATAAAGTATTAAATCGATTATTAAATTTTGGTATCTGGTCAGCACAAGATATAACCGAAGCGAAAGAAGAAATGCTGTGGTTGCCACCACGTCAAGTACCACAGTTAGCACCATTACTTGCACAGCGAATGAAAAATGAGAGTCATGAGCGGCTTATTCACACCACCATCGATGCGAGTTTACAGTCACGTCTGGAAGAAACTGTAAAAGGGTGGCGCCATCAATTACCCGAACGCACCTCTATTGCCATTTTGGTTACAGAAAGTAAATCGATGGCGGTTAGAGCCTACCTAGGTTCTACAGGGCTGGAAGACACAGACAGGCATGGATTTGTCGATATGGTGTCAGCTATCCGCTCACCGGGTTCTACCCTGAAACCCTTTTTATATGCAATGGCGATGGATGATGGTCTCATCCATTCTGAATCGCTGTTACAAGATATTCCACGCCAGACTGAGCAGTACCAGCCGGGTAATTTTTCACAAGGATTTTCCGGTCCGGTTTCGGCCAGCGATGCATTGCACCGTTCCCTCAATTTACCTGCTGTTCAATTACTGGAAGCTTATGGCCCGAAACGCTTTGTCGCACAACTGCGAAATGGTGGCATGACATTGCAGTTTCCTGATTTTGCTCAACCTAATTTATCGTTGATTTTGGGCGGAGTTGGCACCTCACTTGAATCGTTAGTCCAAAGCTACAGTGTATTTGCCCGAGCAGGAAAAATGGCCCAACTGCGTTTTACTCCCGAAACGCCGTTACAGGAGAAATCGATCATTTCAGCCGGTGCTGCGTGGATCACGCGTCTTATTCTTACTGGCGAATGGCAACCAGGTAGTACGACAGAATGGAACCGGCATTGGCCATTGGCATATAAAACTGGCACCAGTTACGGATTCCGGGATGCTTGGGCTGTGGGTGTCAATGATCGTTACCTGATTGGCATCTGGATCGGACGGCCTGACGGTACCCCTGTGGCAGGGCAATTCGGTGCTGCGGTGGCTGTACCGTTACTGCAGATGGTTGATAGCCTGTTACAGGCACAAAATACTGCTCAAACAAATGCGGCATTGCCGATGCCAAAACCAGACAGTGTTTCAACCGCAACTATCTGTTGGCCATCAGGACAAATCTTACCGCTAACAGATAATAACTGCCGTCAGGCACATAAAGCATGGATACTTGATAAAGCTATTCCACCAACATTGCGATCATCAGAACAAAGCATGAGTGAAATACAGCAAGTCAGTTTGTGGTTAAACGCTAAAGGGCTGCGAGTCCGCCCCGAGTGTACTTATTCAACACAGCAAACACTTCAGCTGTGGCCTGCGATACTGGAACCATGGTTACCAGCACGAGAGTGGCGGGAAAATCGTTTACCGCCAGTGTCTCCCGATTGCCCTGTTATTGAAACACAATTACAAAGCCAGCTCCTGATTAGTGGTGTAAAAGAGGGGGCTGCAATTCGCAAATTAGGAGACAGCTCTCTGATTATCTCAGTTAAAGCATCAGGAGGGCAGGGGATTCACTATTGGTTCAAAGATCAAAATTTAGTTGGGACAACACAAAATAACCAGACTATTCGCATCGCCTTCGAACGTATAGGCTTACACCATATTAGTGTCATCGATGATCATGGATTGTTTAATAAAGCATCGTTTTTCATCGAGTAG